Proteins co-encoded in one Eremothecium sinecaudum strain ATCC 58844 chromosome VI, complete sequence genomic window:
- the PNO1 gene encoding Pno1p (Syntenic homolog of Ashbya gossypii AFR390C; Syntenic homolog of Saccharomyces cerevisiae YOR145C (PNO1)) codes for MAAPTALKASSQSSESAIATPKSRIVGLDNTKTMDIDDDDNVLMNQDENTEDQQDLVPETNEGEDKGLVLGADGKPKFGAAAKTAETKVKLESRKVPVPPHRMTPLRNNWSKIYPPLVDHLKLQVRMNLKTKSVELRTHPKHTVDSGALQKGADFIKAFTLGFDLDDSIALLRLDDLYIETFEIKDVKTLNGDHLSRAIGRIAGKDGKTKFAIENATRTRIVLADSKIHILGGFTHIRMAREAVVSLILGSPPGKVYGNLRIISSRLKERY; via the coding sequence ATGGCAGCACCAACAGCATTAAAGGCTTCCAGCCAATCTTCAGAATCGGCTATTGCGACTCCAAAGTCTCGTATCGTCGGTTTAGATAATACGAAGACTATGGACATCGATGACGATGATAATGTATTAATGAACCAGGATGAAAACACCGAAGACCAACAAGATCTAGTACCTGAAACTAATGAAGGCGAGGATAAAGGTTTGGTTTTAGGAGCTGATGGAAAACCCAAGTTTGGTGCAGCTGCCAAAACAGCGGAAACTAAAGTCAAGTTGGAAAGTAGAAAAGTACCTGTCCCACCCCATCGTATGACACCTCTACGTAACAACTGGAGCAAGATTTATCCACCATTGGTTGACCACTTGAAACTACAGGTTAGAATGAATCTAAAAACTAAATCAGTGGAGCTCAGAACACATCCAAAGCACACAGTTGACTCAGGAGCACTACAGAAGGGAGCCGACTTCATAAAGGCTTTTACATTAGGTTTTGATTTGGATGACTCGATTGCTCTATTGAGGCTGGATGATCTTTATATTGAGACCTTTGAGATTAAAGATGTTAAGACCTTGAACGGTGATCATTTGTCACGTGCTATTGGTCGTATTGCAGGTAAGGATGGTAAGACCAAATTTGCAATTGAGAATGCTACGAGGACCAGGATTGTCCTAGCAGACTCCAAGATTCATATCCTAGGCGGGTTTACCCACATTAGGATGGCAAGAGAGGCTGTTGTTTCGTTAATTTTGGGTTCACCTCCGGGTAAAGTTTACGGTAACTTAAGAATTATTTCATCTAGGCTGAAGGAGCGTTACTAA
- the TAG1 gene encoding Tag1p (Syntenic homolog of Ashbya gossypii AFR122C; Syntenic homolog of Saccharomyces cerevisiae YLR173W), whose amino-acid sequence MEMNDQDESRPLLSNYPRPFDNHEPSYGVGSPVLANVAKLYDFRRRLLIMLLAILGILLLPATLYSGAPTGEQLQQYFTDTTKTAVQGVKFKGWRAPSDPNFRRSDFAVSSADKWMVFGVNLTVHMDYDSNKTSTMTGRQEWAVKTVASKFIRNVCVTVSNSTTYGEDEDEDDSIAILGSAFSPDKNCFSLGTNKTTELVVDIYLQPQIKNLAKLLKRYQDGLDLENAIWSDIKVAIDMPILGNKFYWSLRDMNIKNFRWYKYIPWEKFRRTLRHLYTITKEIVEDAKVENIHVEDAPGGTGFLMRGNLNTPHILKMPEWLNVDLDTMVPSTEWGLRLPACEFDDFVELDGTNISIMEVPLSELFEGENISLPIEVYLAGPISGKLLYEICSYQRENLITPISKLLRRLFEPNEPIQVSIFGHKAIQREDSIIPVEFASEIVRNIDSSFKLNYTSTQEDLIDEIGMKSLNLKWHNNGAIRTLIVTGDIVGTMHIPSYELNENSNINITHVKGLAKLYHNGIHIVDAPMKTWTRCLVKIVDNKLQFIVQVNEEDVEIVNGLQLSRCLNEVLLRGRTKLQYKVVIDLITTSPLGKIPLFSVPGEGNTVITKKMSR is encoded by the coding sequence ATGGAAATGAATGATCAAGACGAATCAAGGCCATTACTTTCCAATTACCCAAGGCCTTTTGATAACCATGAACCAAGCTATGGTGTTGGTAGTCCTGTGTTGGCAAACGTTGCCAAGCTCTATGACTTTCGCCGACGGCTATTAATAATGTTGTTAGCAATCCTAGGTATCCTTCTCTTGCCAGCTACGTTATATAGTGGTGCACCTACTGGTGAGCAGTTGCAACAGTACTTTACTGACACTACCAAAACGGCAGTACAGGGAGTAAAATTTAAAGGCTGGCGTGCTCCTAGTGATCCCAATTTCCGCAGGTCAGATTTTGCGGTTTCTAGTGCAGACAAATGGATGGTTTTTGGAGTGAATTTAACGGTTCATATGGACTATGATTCCAATAAGACTTCAACTATGACTGGTCGGCAGGAATGGGCTGTTAAAACGGTAGCCAGCAAGTTTATTCGAAATGTTTGCGTTACAGTAAGTAATTCCACTACTTAtggtgaagatgaagatgaagatgataGTATTGCAATATTGGGATCCGCGTTTAGTCCAGACAAGAATTGTTTCAGTTTAGGGACAAATAAAACTACAGAGCTTGTGGTTGATATATATCTGCAACCGCAAATTAAGAATTTAGCGAAATTGCTCAAGCGTTACCAAGATGGCCTGGACCTAGAGAATGCTATTTGGTCGGATATAAAGGTCGCAATAGACATGCCTATCTTAGGAAATAAGTTTTATTGGTCTCTAAGAGACATGAATATTAAAAACTTTAGATGGTACAAGTACATCCCATGGGAGAAATTTCGACGAACGCTTAGGCATCTTTACACTATTACTAAAGAGATCGTTGAGGATGCGAAAGTAGAGAATATACATGTTGAAGATGCACCTGGAGGAACTGGTTTCCTCATGCGTGGCAATCTTAACACACCACacattttaaaaatgcCAGAATGGTTGAATGTTGATCTTGATACCATGGTTCCATCAACAGAGTGGGGACTCAGATTACCTGCCTGTGAATTTGATGATTTCGTTGAATTAGATGGCACTAATATTAGTATCATGGAAGTTCCATTAAGTGAACTTTTTGAAGGTGAAAATATATCATTACCAATTGAAGTTTACCTAGCAGGTCCTATTTCGGGAAAACTACTGTACGAAATTTGTTCTTATCAGAGAGAAAACTTAATAACACCAATATCCAAGCTTTTAAGAAGACTTTTTGAGCCCAACGAACCTATTCAGGTAAGTATTTTTGGTCATAAAGCTATTCAACGTGAGGATAGTATCATTCCTGTGGAATTTGCTTCTGAAATTGTGCGAAATATCGATTCATCATTTAAACTAAATTACACTTCGACCCAAGAAGATCTCATTGACGAGATTGGCATGAAAAGCTTGAATTTAAAATGGCACAATAATGGTGCCATAAGAACACTAATAGTTACAGGCGATATTGTAGGAACCATGCACATTCCTTCTTATGAGTTAAATGAAAACTCTAATATAAATATCACCCATGTTAAAGGATTGGCCAAACTTTATCATAACGGTATACATATTGTTGATGCGCCAATGAAAACATGGACACGATGCTTAGTCAAAATCGTTGATAATAAGCTGCAATTTATAGTGCAAGTTAACGAAGAAGATGTGGAAATAGTAAATGGCTTACAATTAAGTCGTTGTTTGAATGAAGTCCTTCTGAGGGGTAGAACAAAGTTACAATACAAGGTGGTCATAGATCTAATTACCACATCGCCATTAGGAAAGATTCCACTTTTTAGTGTTCCTGGAGAGGGAAATACCGTAATTACAAAGAAAATGAGCAGATGA
- a CDS encoding HFL154Wp (Syntenic homolog of Ashbya gossypii AFR125C; Non-syntenic homolog of Saccharomyces cerevisiae YMR252C) produces MWRHLVKRPIRLAYYSSRSQSFRKWSDLSHDDRVTFITKYVDLYKEKHPCSKSNVMYRTLASDMEEHDDTPYVFGILYNEIRAVQLGESKDNVKGSGTMGDPDFAKLLYK; encoded by the coding sequence ATGTGGAGACATTTGGTCAAGCGACCTATAAGACTGGCGTACTACAGCAGTCGATCTCAAAGCTTCAGAAAATGGTCAGACTTGAGCCATGATGATAGGGTAACATTCATTACCAAGTATGTTGATCTATACAAGGAAAAGCATCCTTGTAGCAAAAGCAATGTTATGTATAGGACGTTGGCAAGCGACATGGAAGAGCACGATGACACCCCTTATGTTTTTGGTATACTATACAATGAAATTAGAGCTGTTCAGTTGGGCGAATCTAAAGACAACGTCAAGGGCTCTGGCACAATGGGGGACCCAGATTTTGCTAAATTATTGTACAAATAA
- the APS1 gene encoding Aps1p (Syntenic homolog of Ashbya gossypii AFR124W; Syntenic homolog of Saccharomyces cerevisiae YLR170C (APS1)), whose product MSRIRYLLLLSKQGKIRLIRWYHPYDQKEKSLIIREVTATTLSRKPKMCNILEYQDHKIVYKRYASLFFICGITPEEDNELLTLEIIHRFVETMDRYFGNVCELDIIFNFTVAYHILDEMIMCDGSFAESSKADILRNMATMDSIESHDNLDRVLS is encoded by the coding sequence ATGTCTAGGATCAGGTACCTGCTTTTGCTGTCGAAGCAAGGGAAGATACGGTTAATTAGATGGTATCATCCTTACGACCAGAAGGAGAAGTCTCTGATAATTAGGGAAGTGACAGCAACAACATTGTCAAGAAAGCCCAAAATGTGTAATATTCTGGAATATCAAGATCATAAGATTGTTTACAAGAGATATGCTAGTTTGTTTTTCATTTGCGGCATCACtccagaagaagataaCGAACTGTTGACGCTAGAAATAATACACAGATTTGTTGAGACAATGGATAGGTATTTTGGAAATGTATGTGAACTGGATATCATATTCAACTTCACTGTAGCGTATCATATTTTAGACGAGATGATCATGTGTGATGGTTCATTTGCGGAATCGAGCAAGGCAGATATCCTGCGGAATATGGCAACAATGGATTCTATAGAGTCTCACGATAACTTGGATAGAGTTCTAAGCTGA
- the DPH5 gene encoding diphthine synthase (Syntenic homolog of Ashbya gossypii AFR123W; Syntenic homolog of Saccharomyces cerevisiae YLR172C (DPH5)): MLYLVGLGLSSVEDITVSGLKAVKQCSRVYLEHYTSILMSASQAELEEFYGKSVTLADREMVESGCEEILRGANSEDVAFLVVGDPFGATTHTDLVLRAKQQNIPVKVFHNASVMNAIGACGLQLYNFGQTVSMVFFHETWRPDSWYDKILANRKIGLHTLVLLDIKVKEQSYENMARGRLIYEPPRYMSISQCCEQLLEVDEKKSIKAYTPDTPCVAVSRLGSPTEAFKAGTIQELANYDAGEPLHSLIILGSQCHELELEYLLDFCDDREKFKKDVAKDREYFKPEPVMIEEDPEEEEE, from the coding sequence ATGCTCTATTTAGTTGGATTAGGTTTATCAAGTGTTGAGGACATTACTGTCTCTGGTCTTAAGGCTGTTAAGCAATGTTCGCGTGTATACTTAGAACATTACACATCAATCTTGATGTCAGCGTCGCAGGCGGAGTTGGAAGAATTCTACGGTAAAAGTGTTACCTTGGCTGATAGAGAAATGGTAGAATCTGGTTGCGAGGAAATACTCCGTGGTGCTAATAGTGAAGACGTAGCATTTTTAGTTGTCGGGGACCCTTTTGGTGCTACTACTCACACCGATTTGGTCTTAAGAGCAAAGCAACAAAATATCCCTGTTAAAGTATTTCACAATGCCTCGGTAATGAATGCCATTGGAGCTTGTGGATTACAACTTTATAACTTTGGGCAAACTGTATCTATGGTATTCTTCCACGAAACTTGGAGGCCAGACTCTTGGTACGACAAGATACTGGCTAACAGAAAAATCGGTTTGCACACGTTAGTATTGTTAGATATTAAGGTCAAGGAACAGAGCTACGAAAATATGGCTCGTGGTAGGTTAATCTATGAACCTCCAAGATACATGTCTATTTCTCAATGTTGTGAGCAGTTGCTAGAAGTAGATGAGAAGAAGAGCATTAAGGCTTACACTCCAGATACGCCATGTGTTGCTGTATCCAGACTTGGTTCTCCAACAGAAGCGTTCAAGGCTGGAACGATTCAGGAATTAGCTAATTATGATGCTGGCGAACCACTTCATTCTCTCATCATTTTGGGTAGTCAATGTCATGAGCTTGAATTGGAATATCTTCTAGATTTCTGCGATGACAGAGAGAAATTTAAGAAAGATGTCGCAAAGGATCGGGAGTACTTTAAGCCGGAACCAGTAATGATAGAGGAAGATcctgaagaagaggaagaatAA
- the ELG1 gene encoding Elg1p (Syntenic homolog of Ashbya gossypii AFR389C; Syntenic homolog of Saccharomyces cerevisiae YOR144C (ELG1)), whose translation MDDPKAKKSVSLQSLLSGYSKKDKKGSKIEQKSTPSVESRSNTSTEQSADEIEESTIDPELLFTDPTDELCILGDKSRKRSLTDLIMTEKPHEVITINDDEDVQLSDYRTAESVRDVNVKSLKDVLTGAYGKKRKTVVDKEKTVQQAQEELLKSFTNTRKIILKDLFVQYQSADKNHADGEESKGVSPQHKCKRLNDISKLTEVNAPWPKHQNISDSEVLLHKPLFLTPKKVGLFEDPKFVISEYASLNNKNDDNGVQKYTVEYEDGFKPSKTIWTETFKPNEIEDVMIATKVKNSVRTWIESAFNKLKKPTDRSLLYQRGINSVEDEFKDFIIDEGSDEIDGNYDRLERFVPLMILAGETGKFTLLEVIMNDIGGEIFEINSSSNRGRKNIWENIKEFSTTHFVKNTGSYGLIVFDDADIIFNERDKFFWSAVEKTLCISRRPIVLTCRDVNNLPSNFVQLAKEQGSLFQVKKVKVDAILKYLETCTKKLNIKISDNVLRQIIEGSNRDIRSCILQLQYLCTAPGHISEKVTKTETKSYTQLIEYIRDIESLSVADILEARTWNRSFIPDDVDESLINSKCTSVRYQSEEESMRRDYLLDYRTHLVDSLHSPLKSFELNIAKYLQKKLTHRPEQHLRNVKRFYRTFTYEAIKFLSSSIVRNSNGYASSRLTRSAKRTNYLMDPGRRQTTEEADCSDAYFDFISTHTVRQVSRDIMPFFHVFATISQQTRSHNMALYKQRNAAMNPEGKLGTDDIVADLLQKGLLKKLYFSSSPDRVIELWEQQECT comes from the coding sequence ATGGACGATCCTAAGGCGAAGAAGTCGGTTTCTTTGCAGTCGTTACTGAGCGGGTATTCAAAGAAGGACAAGAAAGGGTCCAAAATAGAACAAAAATCAACTCCATCTGTTGAATCACGGTCCAATACGAGCACTGAGCAATCTGCAGATGAAATTGAAGAGAGTACTATTGACCCGGAATTGTTATTTACTGATCCGACTGATGAATTGTGTATTTTGGGAGATAAGTCAAGAAAGCGGAGCTTGACTGACCTTATAATGACGGAGAAGCCTCATGAGGTTATAACGattaatgatgatgaggatGTGCAGTTATCTGATTATAGGACTGCTGAAAGCGTTAGGGATGTGAACGTGAAATCATTAAAGGATGTACTGACAGGAGCGTACGGCAAGAAAAGGAAGACTGTAGTTGATAAAGAAAAAACTGTCCAACAAGCCCAAGAGGAGCTTCTTAAGTCTTTCACGAATACTAGAAAGATCATTTTAAAGGATTTGTTTGTGCAATATCAGTCTGCTGACAAGAATCATGCTGACGGGGAAGAGTCGAAAGGTGTATCACCGCAGCATAAATGCAAACGGCTAAACGATATCTCGAAACTAACAGAAGTCAATGCACCCTGGCCAAAGCATCAAAATATAAGTGATTCTGAGGTACTGTTACATAAACCGCTTTTTCTGACCCCGAAAAAGGTCGGTTTATTTGAAGACCCGAAATTTGTTATTAGTGAATATGCATCGTTAAACAATAAGAACGATGATAATGGTGTGCAGAAGTACACTGTTGAGTATGAGGATGGCTTTAAACCTTCGAAGACTATTTGGACAGAAACATTCAAACCCAATGAGATTGAAGATGTGATGATTGCAACTAAAGTGAAGAATTCTGTACGAACATGGATCGAATCTGCATTCAATAAACTAAAGAAGCCTACAGATAGATCGCTCCTTTACCAGCGAGGGATAAATTCAGTAGAAGATGAATTTAAGGATTTTATTATAGATGAAGGATCTGATGAAATCGATGGAAATTATGACAGATTAGAAAGATTCGTACCTCTAATGATTCTGGCAGGAGAAACTGGTAAGTTTACATTACTAGAGGTCATTATGAATGATATTGGGGGTGAAATTTTTGAAATTAATAGCAGTTCAAACAGAGGTAGGAAAAATATATGGGAGAATATAAAAGAGTTCTCTACGACGCATTTTGTCAAGAATACAGGATCATATGGATTGATTGTATTTGATGATGCTGATATTATATTCAATGAAAGAGATAAATTTTTCTGGTCAGCAGTGGAAAAGACCCTCTGTATCAGCAGAAGGCCAATCGTACTTACTTGCCGTGATGTGAATAACTTACCAAGCAATTTTGTTCAATTAGCAAAGGAACAAGGCTCCTTATTTCAGGTTAAGAAGGTAAAAGTCGATGCCATTTTAAAGTATCTGGAGACATGTACAAAAAAGTTGAATATTAAGATTTCAGATAATGTACTTCGACAAATTATCGAGGGCTCTAACAGAGATATTCGGTCTTGTATTTTGCAATTACAATATTTATGCACCGCACCGGGCCATATATCTGAGAAAGTTACGAAAACAGAGACTAAAAGTTACACTCAGCTTATAGAATATATCAGAGATATTGAAAGTTTATCAGTTGCAGATATCTTGGAAGCAAGAACGTGGAATAGGTCATTTATACCTGATGATGTCGATGAATCCTTAATTAATTCAAAATGTACTTCTGTTCGCTACCAGTCAGAAGAAGAATCAATGAGACGTGATTATCTGCTTGATTATAGAACACATTTGGTAGACAGCTTGCATTCACCATTGAAGAGCTTTGAATTAAATATAGCAAAGTATCTACAAAAAAAGCTGACTCATAGACCTGAACAACATCTCAGGAACGTAAAAAGGTTTTATAGAACCTTCACATACGAGGCAATTAAGTTTTTGTCTTCCAGCATTGTCAGAAACTCCAATGGATACGCTTCTTCCAGGCTGACAAGGAGTGCAAAGCGTACAAATTATCTTATGGATCCCGGAAGACGTCAAACTACTGAAGAAGCAGACTGTTCTGATGCTTACTTTGATTTTATTTCTACTCATACCGTAAGGCAGGTATCACGAGACATCATGCCGTTCTTCCATGTATTTGCGACTATATCTCAACAAACTAGGTCTCATAACATGGCCTTATATAAACAGCGCAACGCAGCAATGAATCCAGAAGGTAAGCTAGGTACGGATGATATCGTTGCTGATTTGCTGCAAAAAGGTTTACTCAAGAAGCTGTATTTCAGCTCTTCTCCTGATAGGGTCATTGAACTATGGGAACAACAGGAGTGTACATAA
- the SPT3 gene encoding transcriptional regulator SPT3 (Syntenic homolog of Ashbya gossypii AFR388W; Syntenic homolog of Saccharomyces cerevisiae YDR392W (SPT3)): MDNYKYRVEIQQMMFVSGENNDPPVETTSLIEDIVRGQVIEILLQAGKTAHARNSKSILPEDVIFLIRHDKAKVNRLRTYLSWKDLRKNAKDQDAQAQLASGGAGGGSGGQEEDDKKDKDAGAMMKVKKSSMKLPWELQFMFNEQPLENNDDDALDDEGREANMATLKRLKMADDRTRDMTKEEYVHWSDCRQASFTFRKAKRFKDWSGISQLVDGKLHDDVVDILGFLTFEIVCSLTEAALKIKNKEEMLKTERDKSTQLSQELLDSRSRKKRLFDGPDNLVNPLKAKHIEEAWRVLQTIDNKHRALTNFKGGRLSSRPVIM, translated from the coding sequence ATGGACAACTATAAGTATAGGGTTGAAATTCAACAAATGATGTTTGTCTCAGGTGAGAACAATGATCCTCCCGTGGAAACTACATCTTTAATAGAGGATATTGTAAGAGGTCAGGTCATTGAAATCTTGCTCCAGGCTGGTAAGACTGCCCATGCTCGTAATAGCAAGAGTATACTTCCTGAGGACGTCATTTTTTTAATCAGGCATGATAAAGCTAAAGTGAATCGGTTAAGAACATATCTCTCCTGGAAGGATCTCCGTAAAAATGCTAAAGATCAGGATGCTCAGGCACAATTAGCAAGTGGTGGTGCTGGAGGTGGATCTGGTGGTCAAGAGGAAGATGATAAAAAAGATAAGGACGCAGGCGCTATGATGAAGGTGAAGAAATCATCAATGAAGCTTCCTTGGGAGCTTCAGTTTATGTTCAATGAACAGCCACTAGAAAACAATGACGATGATGCTTTGGATGATGAAGGACGTGAAGCTAATATGGCTACTTTGAAGAGACTTAAAATGGCAGATGATAGGACTAGAGACATGACTAAGGAAGAATATGTACACTGGTCGGACTGTCGTCAGGCAAGTTTTACATTTAGAAAGGCCAAAAGATTTAAAGATTGGTCTGGAATTTCACAACTGGTGGACGGGAAGTTGCATGATGATGTAGTGGATATTTTGGGGTTTTTGACCTTTGAAATTGTGTGTTCCTTAACGGAAGCTGCTTTGAAGATTAAGAATAAGGAAGAAATGTTAAAAACAGAGAGGGACAAATCAACTCAACTATCGCAGGAGTTATTAGATTCTAGGTCACGGAAAAAGAGACTTTTTGATGGTCCTGATAATTTGGTCAATCCTCTAAAGGCTAAGCATATAGAAGAGGCCTGGCGCGTTTTACAAACAATAGATAATAAACACAGGGCACTGACAAACTTCAAAGGAGGTAGATTGAGTTCAAGACCGGTTATTATGTAA
- the THI80 gene encoding thiamine diphosphokinase (Syntenic homolog of Ashbya gossypii AFR387C; Syntenic homolog of Saccharomyces cerevisiae YOR143C (THI80)) has product METVVENPDNVKLSLAQLNIESTIELEDIFEKHDRSCLILLNQRISIEREVLFKLWEANTIHVCADGGANRLYEFFNNDGLRAKYIPTYIVGDMDSLNPEVKNYYEARGTIVVVQETQYANDFMKSTTITSLHFNLPALPKILQSKNYDLVNGIDKIFNEARRLSWDDEPIHMVVLNAIEGRFDQTIQSIAQLYRLARDHKYFKVSYITPNDMILLLPANGVWLSFTSNFRDEILGNCGILPLAGSCTLRSTKGLKWDVTNWNTSILGGKISSSNRFVGEDGCYINSDTDIIMSVELKSDGLRKWFGSSKISLGI; this is encoded by the coding sequence ATGGAAACAGTAGTTGAGAACCCAGATAATGTCAAGCTGAGTTTAGCACAGCTGAATATAGAGTCTACAATCGAATTAGAAGATATTTTTGAGAAACACGATAGAAGCTGTCTTATACTACTCAATCAAAGAATATCTATTGAGAGAGAAGTATTATTCAAATTATGGGAGGCGAATACCATCCACGTCTGTGCTGATGGAGGAGCTAATAGGCTCTATGAATTCTTCAATAACGATGGGCTTAGAGCAAAGTATATCCCGACGTATATTGTCGGGGATATGGATTCTCTGAACCCTGAGGTTAAAAATTATTATGAAGCTCGTGGTACTATAGTCGTTGTTCAGGAAACACAATATGCAAATGACTTTATGAAGTCTACAACCATCACATCTCTGCATTTTAATTTGCCTGCGTTACCTAAAATACTGCAATCCAAGAACTATGATCTAGTTAATGGTATTGATAAAATCTTTAACGAGGCGCGTAGGTTATCTTGGGATGATGAACCTATCCATATGGTTGTGTTGAATGCAATTGAAGGACGCTTTGACCAGACAATCCAGTCCATTGCGCAACTGTACCGATTGGCAAGGGACCACAAGTATTTTAAAGTTTCTTACATCACGCCTAATGATATGATACTCCTACTACCTGCTAATGGCGTATGGCTATCATTTACATCAAATTTTAGAGACGAAATTCTAGGCAATTGTGGAATCCTTCCTTTGGCTGGTTCTTGCACCCTCCGTTCCACTAAGGGACTGAAATGGGATGTAACAAATTGGAATACAAGCATTTTAGGTGGTAAAATCAGTAGCAGTAACCGCTTTGTCGGAGAGGATGGATGCTATATTAATTCTGATACGGACATTATAATGAGCGTTGAATTAAAGAGCGATGGCCTAAGAAAGTGGTTTGGTTCCTCAAAGATATCACTAGGCATATAA